The Nostoc sp. 'Lobaria pulmonaria (5183) cyanobiont' DNA window CATCAGTCTGCCACCACTGTGCAGGATCGACAAATGAAGAAGCGATAATTGTCGCTTTCCCTTCTGGTGCGCGGCCATCTCCAGGATGACTGACGGAAACAAATAGGGAATTATTCTCGCCAATGGGCCCATTCACATCATACAAAAATTGCAGGTGGGGAGGGCATCCAGGCGGAATCGCGCTGGCATCTACACCCAAATAAATCACAAACGCACTCGATGCTTGGGGTAGTTTTTCCACGCGGTTTTTATATGCAGATGGCGCTTGTTCTCCCAATAACTGCACCAAGTTTTGCACGGTGACATTAGTAACTATATGGTCGGCTGCTTCTGTCCAGACTTCGCCAGTTTTCTGATTTCTAATGACTACAGCACTGGCTTTACCGTTTTCTACTTTGATTTGTTCTACAGTGTGGCGCATCAACAATTTGCCGCCATCTCTTTCTAAAGATTGTACCAGGCGATCGCTTAGTACTTGCATACTTCCCTGGAGGTGAAACAATCCTTGGGGCAGTTGGGATACACTCAACGCTGTTGCGGCATAAAGTAATGCTGTCTTCTCTGCATCCACCTGGGAATACAACTTCAGTTGCAAATCTAAAAAAGTCCTCAGTCGTTGGTTATTTCCCAGTCCACATAACCGTAAAGCATCTCCTACCGTAAACAAAGTGAAGGGTACAGTAATTAATGTACTGGGACGCACTGCTTGCGCTAGCTGCCACAAATCCCATAAATTACGTGGTGGTAGCACCGGATCGCGTCCTTGAAATTCCCAACTGGCATTAAATAAAGTTGCCATCAACTGCCAAAACGGTTCGCTACCAGGAAACTGTTTTTGTCGTTCCTCTTGCCATTTCTCTTGGTCGCGCCAGACATTAATTGGTGTGCTTTCCCCAGGTAAATAGACTGCACAAGCAGGATCACAAGGCGTTGCTGGCGGTAAATCTATTGACAATTCTGAGAAAATGCGGTGGTGAATTCCCCCTGGTTCCAACCCCGCCACCTGAGTTGCTCCCACATCAAAGGTAAATCCCTGCCGTTTAAACGTCGAAGCACAGCCTCCGGGTACGAGGGCCTGATCCAAAATTAAGACGCTGTAACCTCTATGAGCTAATAATGCTCCAGCAGTCAGTCCACCTATTCCGGCACCGATAACGGCGACATGAGAGTTACTTTTGTCAAGAGAAATGCTGGACATTGATTAGTTTATTTAAAATTCTTAATACTTTTACTTATAATTTTACCTTCTCTGCGCCATCTGTGCCCAGCGTACTGCAAAGAAACCTAACCCCCAACCCCTTCCCTATAAGGGAAGGGGAGTAAGATTCAAAGCCTCTCTCCTCTTAGGAGAGAGGTTTGGAGAGAGGTAAAAGTGAATCACCAACTGATCACCCTAAACCCAAAAAATTTGAAATCAACGGCAATAGATTGCTGCACTGTTCAACCAACTTTGTGGCACTGGGTAAACTAGAAATTGTCCCTTTTAAAATCTTTATAGCCGTTTTCGCCGCCTTTTGCATCGCCCCCTCTTGAGGACTTTTCCCCGCTTCTGCTAAGGCTTTCACTTGTTCTAATGCCTCAGCTTTATCTTCTTGAGGTAAGTTTGTATCAGCCTCAATCGCTGCTTGCAATTGCGTCAACAATTCCTTAATTCCCGGTTTCTCTGGTTCGGGAGACGCTGGTAACTGGTTGATAGTATTTGTTACCGTACCGCTAATATCACCCAAATTTAAAGCTTGTCCACTGGCATTAAAATCTCTGCCAACGCTGCCAATTTCAATTTTGCGGCTGGCATCATTACTGTTAGTCATATTTTTATTCTCAACTTTATTGTCAACTTGAACATTAATCGGTTTATTAGCTAATAATTTTACAATCTCTGCCATCTCTCCACTTTGTTGGCGATAAACGACTATTTGCTCATCTTTAGCTTGTAATTGTGCTTTATATTTTTCTTCTACAGCTTGCAATGTCAGCTGATAACTTTGTGCAAAATCACTATGAATCTTTTCTTTATCAGCACCATCAGGTACACCAACCTTAACGACTACTACACCATCACCTTTATTTTCAATACTCTGTAGGGCTAATTCTGTGTCTTCATTTTGATTTTGTACTGTTTGGAAGGCGTTAACAAAAGCTTTCCAGTTGATACCATCGCGGAAAATTAAATCAACAGTATTTAAAACTTCTTCAAATAGCTTGGTAAATTCTCCTGGTTGAAATTCGCCACTACTAGGACGGCGTTCGCGGTCTTCTGTTTCAGGCTTGGGATGTTCGAGAAGATAAATAAAGCGACAATCTATATTATCTAATTTGCTTGTACTTTCAATATTCCACGCTTCTACACAAGCACCTGTCATTTGGGCGCTGGTGAAGTTAGTACCTACAGCTTGAGCTAAAGTTAGGTTTGCCCGCTCTAAACAAGCGCCTTGGAAGGTGGCTTCTGTAATATCAACATCTTTTAAATTCGCTTCTTTTAAATCTGCACCTATCAGGTTAGCGCCTTTCAGGTTTGCACGAGCATAAGATTTTCCTCGACCATTACCAGTGACGAGTAATTTTATAACAGCTAATTTAGTTAATATGGTGTCGTCAACTCTGGCAAAGTCAAGTTTTTTTGCTTCATAAAAACGGGTGCGTGTTAGGTTTGCTTTTCTAAAATCTGTGTTTTTCAGGGTTGCACCAGTAAAATCAGCATCGGTTAAATTGGCATTGTGGAAGCTGGTTCCACCTGTCGCAGCAAAGGCGAGAGCAAATGAGCGAATCCAAGCATCTTTTTCATCTCCCATTAAACTACGCCAGCCAATGTAAGCGCTAAATAATGTAAAGGCTCCGGCGAAGGCTCCGGCAAAGGCTCCGGCGAAGGCTCCGGCAAAGGCTCCGGCGAAGGCTCCGGCGACGGCGACGGCTACGGCTGCGGCTCCGGCTACGGCTGCGGCGACGGCTACGGCTGCGGCTGCGGCGACGGCTCCGACTCCGGCTGCGGCTCCGGCTACGGCTGCGGCTGCGGCTCCGGCGAAGGCTCCGGCTGCGGCTGCGGCTCCGGCTGCGACTCCGGCGACGGCTTCGGCGAAGCCTCCGGCGAAGGCTCCGGCGAAGCCTCCGGCGAAGGCGAAGGCGAAGGCTCCGGCGAAGGCTCCTAAACCTGCTGTTAAACCCTTACGAATAGTAATAATACAAAAAACCAGTATCCAAATTAGGGAAACTATCCCGATGATGACGTTTTGAGTGCTTTTGATATCTAAAATATATGCGACCAATACACCAACTAAGATTGAGAAAAACCCTGATATTCCCGATAGCAGCCACGAGGCTATAAGCAACCCAATAGTCCAACGTCGCTGTAGTCCAGCCTTACCACCTGTGAAGTCAGCATCTTTAAGAATCGCCTTGGTAAAGTTTGCCCCTCTAATATCTGCCTTGCTAAAGTTGGCTCCAGTCAAGTTTTGACCTTTAAAAGAGCGACCTCGGAGATTTTGACCGGAGTAGTCTGGCGGCATAATGGCGTACTAATTTGTAATTCGTAATTAAGAAAGTCAGATTAAATCTGGGTTTGGGGGTTTGAATTTGGTGACGGATTTTAGAGAATTGGTATCACTGAGATTTTATACAAGTTTGCTATGCAATATTTCGGATTTTGGCAAAATAAGGAAAATACAAAAATTTTGGATGCAACACGCGGTATAGGCGCATGACTGCGTACCCTTACCTTTGAATGCTTAAGGTATCATCAGCAATATTGAAGTTGGTGTCACCATACTTAGCCTGTAGTTATCAATATTGCAACTGTAGCAGTCTCACAACTTACGGGAGCGGCTCCCGAACTTATGGGAGCAGTTCCCGAACTTATGGGAGCGGTTCCTGAACTTATGGGAGTGGCTCTTGAACTTATGGAAGCAGCTCCCGAACTTATGGAAGCAGCTCCCGAACTTATGGAAGCAGCTCCCGAACTTATGGGAGTAGCTCCCGAACTTATGGGAGTAGCTCCCGAACTTATGGGAGCGGTCTACTTTGCAACATTACTCACTAATTGCGGTGTTTCAAGTTCTGCTAATTATTCGGTCATAATACAGGAGCGTAGGCGCAGCCCGTCGTAAACATCCCTTTACCAATACCTTTGAGAAATTGTTGAACGAACTTTCGCTTAGTAGAATCAATATCGTTGCTTAAGAGGATGTTTGAAAAGTCGTATTGTCGGTATAAAAAGTTCTAGATCCCCCTAAATCCCCCTTAGAAAGGGGGACTTTGATTCCGGTTCCCACCTTTTTAAGGGGGGTTAGGGGGGATCTAAAAGTGCCTAAAATCACAGTGAAATACTTTTCAAACAACCTCTAAGTAAGGATGATGAGCTTTTACCAGAATTGCCAGAAAACACCCTAAATACAAAAAAAACCCGCCGTAGCGGGTTGCACAACAAAACTATGAACAATGAAAACTTGATTTAGCTGGAATACCTCATTTCAGCTTCCAGTTGACGAATTAGCTGTTCGTCGCCTTTTGCTCTGGCTATTTCCAAGCGATGCTCTAGGCTTCTTTGAATATTGGCTCTGTGAGCTTCTCGTGATTTGCTTATGCTTTGTAGTCTATTTTGATTCATAATGATTACCTGGTTTAATTTTTCAATTTATGTCTTGTATTCTTAACATAGCACATATTTTGTAGCTGTTGCTACAGAAAATATATTTTTTATATAATTTTACCAAAATATGTCTAATAACCAGATAGATCAACAACCACTCGTGACTTTACTGAGCGATTTCGGCGATCGCGATGTTTATGTAGGCATAATCAAGGGAGTCATAGCCCAAATCAACCCCAGATTGACGTTGGTAGACTTAACGCACCAAATTCCGCCGCAAGACATCGCCGCAGCCAGGTTTAGCCTGATGAATGCTTATGCTCATTTCCCAATGGGGACAGTACATCTGGCAGTAGTAGATCCAGGTGTGGGAAGCAAGCGACGAGCGATCGCAGTAGAATTTACTCAAGGGTTTTTGGTCGGGCCAGATAATGGTATATTCAGCGGCGTACTTAGTCAAAGTCTGGCGATCGCAGCCGTCGAACTTACAAATCTTAATTATTGGCGAACTTCTCAACCAAGCAAGACTTTTCACGGTAGGGATATCTTTGCACCAGTGGCGGCTAATCTTGCTAGTGGTGTGCCCCTTAAACAGCTAGGACAAGAAATTGATCCAGTAAGTTTGGTAAACCTGGATATAGGCAACTGCAAGCAGACAACAACTGGTGTAGTGGGTTGCATTCAATATATTGACCACTTTGGCAACCTAGTGAGTAACATTCCAGCGAGTTACGTGCAAGGCAAAAATTGGTATGTGCAAGTTGCTGGATTGAGTGTACCAGGCTGTGAAACTTACAGTGACGTCAAAGTGGGAGAGATAATAGCTTTAGTTGGCAGTCACGGCTGGGTAGAAATTGCTATTAATTGCGGAAATGCTCACTCACAATTACAGATTAATTTACAAGATGCACTAGAAGTCTTGTTTTTTTAAGAAAATCAGACAAGTGAATATTGCTAAAGTTAAGACAGTGAAAAAATACCAGGCTGCAAAGTGCCTGTTACTGATGTGTGGCAAAGGCAAACAAAGGGGAAAATTCTAGATATAAAACGGAGGTTGGGCAACTGCACACCACTTAAAAAGAAGCATTTTCATTCATCGTAGGCAGTGCGAATCTGACAAAAATTTCCAGAAAGCAACTGCTGAAAGACGTAAGTTTAGGAATGGTGACATGAAGTTCACCTTATTGCTCATAATAATAAAAGTAACCCTTGAGCAATTTCCTGTTGTACTCTACTAGAGACTCATAATTATATTCTTAACTATGACTACACAAACACTCTCTGCACCAGAAGTTTATCAAGGTCAGTTTGGGGAATTTACAATTACTCAGAGCGATCGCACTGGTGTAATTATCTATCGCGCTGGCTTAATGGTAGCAGCACTAAGCTTTGCGATCGGCAGCGCCTTGATTTTACTCAACAATAACCCAACTGTTGTAACTGCACTTACACCTCTATATGCTTGTTTCAGTCTCGCTCTTGGTGTAAGTTTATTTACCATCCATATCTACATGGCATCACTGCACCGAGCATTGCAAGTTTTTTGGGCGATTGGTAGTATCACATCAGTGATTCTGGCAATCACTAGTAGTGAACCTTTAGCTCTTGCTGTTTACAATCAGCCAATTACCTTATTTGGGGTTGGTTTTATTTTCGTAGCTTTGACAGGTATTTATTTTAAAGAGGCTTTTTGCTTCAATCGGCTGGAAACCAAAGTATTAACCCCAATTGTACCGCTACTGTTGTTAGGACATTTGGTGGGAATTTTACCAACTCAGGGAGAAGGCATTTTATTAGGAACTTGGGCAATATTATTTTTAGTATTTGCCCTCCGAAAGACAGTACAAGCAATTCCTGCTGATATTGGAGATAAGTCTGTGTTTAACTACTTGAAAGAACAACGTTTAGCTAAGGTTTAATGCGGAGAAAAAATCGTCGGTGTCAAAAATTTCCCAAAATCAAACTAACCAAACGCCAAGAAATGTGGACACTTACGGCTCAAGGGTGGGCGATTGCGATCGCTTTGATTGTTTACTTAATATTTTTCACTATTACTCATGTACACTCATTTCTCGCCGTAACTTCCCCGATACAATCAGCAGAAGTATTAGTTGTTGAAGGATGGCTACCAGATTACGCTATAGAAAAAGCTTTGACTGAATTTAAAAACGGTTCTTATCATCAAATAATTACTACTGGAGGTACATTAGGAAGAGGAAGTTATCTTACCGGATACAAGAACTTTGCAGACGTGTCGGCTGACACTTTCATAAAACTCGGTTTAGAAGCAGAAAAAGTAGTAGCTGTTCCGACACCTTTTGTGGTTAAGGATCGTAGTTATGCATCTGCTGCTGAATTTGAGCGTTGGCTATCCAATTCAAATTTAAAGATAGAATCGATTAATCTTTTTTCCTTGGACGTTCATGCCCGTAGGAGTTGGTTTCTTTTTAAAAAAATACTTACCCCTCAAATTAATGTTGGTGTGATTGCTGCCACAACGCAAGATTATAATCCAAACAAATGGTGGGGTTCTAGCGAAGGTGTGCGGACAGTTCTTGATGAAGGTATAGCTTATCTTTATGCACGGTTTTTGAATTGGAAAGCCTAACAGTGATACAGCATAAATATCGGTTTCGGCAGCCATTTAATTTTGAATTTTAGATTTTAGATTTTTCAGTCAATCCAAAATCCAAAATTCAAAATAATATTACTTACCGAGGATTTGTAATAATGCTTGCCGATAAATTTTCAGACCCTCTGCATTCAGATGGTCGCCATCACTGGTCAAATTTTCTTTAAGAACATTATTTTCATATAATGGTGCTAGTCCGGCTGCGGCAACTGGTACTTTTTCTGTTTCAGCAACTTGATTAATCAAAACATTAATTTGTTCAACTCTAGCAAGTGGGGCTGCTACAGTTGGATCTGAGCTTGCTGCAACTGTCGAATAAAAAGCCGGAATCAGAAAAATCTCTTTAGTTCCCATTGTGCGAAGAAGTGCGATCGCCTCTTGGAGATTTTTGCTAAATAACTCATCACTAATTTTATACAAAGCATCATTTCCACCTATGGCAATAATGGCTTTTTCGCATTTAACCTTGGTAGGAATTAAACTTTTGAGTTGTTCTAGTAACGAGATTGTACTCAGACCATTTAATCCAAAATTAAAAGTACCACTCCCAAGGGTATTGCCAAGTCCAGCCGAAATAGAATCGCCAAATAAGCAACCTGAGAACTGTTTATCCTGGGCGGCGAGTGTCTGATATTGCAGTGCAATTTTCCCTAAAGGTGAAGAACTTACGTCATCTTTCGGCGGCGCATCAGCAGAACTAGAAGAGAAATTTGCCATACCCGCTAGCTTCTGAATTTTTGACACATCAACAACTAATTGATTACTGGGATAGGCTTGTAGAAAGCTGGTTATTCCTAGACCTTCTGGCGATCTTGCTCCGATGATAATGGCCGATCGTAGTGCTTGTATACTAGCTCGATCGCGACGAGCGATCGCACCAGAAGCAAAAGATAAAATTTGCTTGCCCATTCCTGTATTTATCAGCTTATCTAAAGCCACAATATCAAGCGACATTTTCACCTGAAGGGCTTCTTGGAACTTCTGTTTGTCCTTAGGGCTGAGGTAATGTAGAAAAGATTGCAGATCGGCAGAAACCTTTTGTGTCTCGCCATAGTTGCGTATATCTGCCACCGGGATCGATTGCTCAAACAATCCGTACCTGACAGTAACTTTTTCAGCGGCCAAACTAGGTAACAAACCAAGTCCACTATGCACCAGTAAAAATATTAAGCACCCAGATAGGCTTATTAGAAGACGATAGAAATATTTCATCACACAAGATAAGAAGATAGATAGTCAATAGTTAATAGTCAAGAGTCAAGAGTCAAAAGTCAAGAGGAATTGGGAAAGAGGAGGCAGATCGCCCAGCGTGTCGTAGCGTAGATAAGGCAGAAGTTCTTTGTAGAGACGGCGATTCATCGCGTCTCTTGCTTTAACCGAACAGTATTGCCCCCACTCCATCAACAGCCAACCTCAATTTGGGAATACTCAATCCAACAGTGTGAGGATAGAACGGTGGTAGAAGAAAGCGCATATTGGTTAGCTTGGGCGCAAATTTCGGGAATTGGGCCGGTATTACTGCGACGGCTACAACAGCATTTTGGCACGCTGGCAACAGCTTGGAACGCTACTAAGGTGCAGTTGGGAGAGGTGGAAGGTTTGGGTTTCCAAACACTAGAAAAAGTAGTACAACAGCGATCGCGTTTGCATCCAGAACAACTATTCACTAAGCACCAACAGGAAAACTCCCATTTCTGGACACCAGCAGATGCAGATTATCCTCGTTTACTGTTGGAAACTCCCAGTCCACCGCCGATTTTGTACTATCGCGGTGAAGTCGAACTCCAAGAAAATCTCGGACAAAAACCGATGGTTGGGATTGTCGGCACACGCCAACCCTCAGAATATGGTATCCGTTGGACTCGCCAAATTAGTACAGCTTTGGCTAAAAATGGCTTTACAGTTGTTTCTGGGATGGCAGAGGGAATTGACACAGAAAGCCACATCGCCGCCATGAAAGCAGGTGGACGCACGATCGCAGTTTTGGGGACTGGTGTTGATGTCATTTATCCGCATAAAAATCGGGATTTGTACAAGCAAATTTTGACGGCTGGGTTAGTAGTGAGTGAGTACCCTACAAAAACCCCACCCGATCGCACGCACTTTCCGCGTCGCAACCGGATTATTGCAGGTTTAAGCCGCGCCATCCTGGTAATGGAAGCGCCTTTAAAATCTGGTGCTTTAATTACTGCTACCTACGCAAATGAATTTGGTAGAGATGTCTATGCACTGCCAGGGAGAGTGGACGATCATCCATCCCAAGGGTGCTTAAAGTTACTGAGTCAAGGAGCTTCTTTCATCCTCAAGGAACTAGACGAACTGTTAACAATGTTAGGAGCAATACCACAAATTGATGGAGTCGAGGCTTCTACAGCACCAGAACAGTTAATGCCAACTTTATCACCAGAATTGCAAATGGTGATGGATGCACTAACAAGTGAAGCTTTACCCTTCGATTTTATTGTCCAACAAACTGGCATGGCTGCTGGTTCAGTTTCCAGTGCGTTGTTACAGTTGGAACTTATGGGTTTAGTTTCGCAACTGCCCGGAATGCGGTATCACAAAAGTTAAGAGGCAAAACCATCTTTAATTATGAATTATCTTGGGGGATAATACTGAGGATTCATTCCTGGCGATTGATAACCGTTTGTCGGTACAGTACTTCCCATGCCGTTGGGTACAGGAGTGACAATAGGAGGCTGATAAATGCTCATGGGCGCAGTGCCTGTTGTACTGTTGGGTAGAGCCGGATTCACAACCTGGGGCTGATAACCATTTGCGGGTACAGTGTTTGTAGTAGTGTTGGGTGTGACAGAATTTTGGCTAAACTCTTGGTAGGCAGCACGAGAAATTGAACTAATCAATTTTTCGGCACGAGGATCGTTTTCTGGGCGTTGTACCATAACAGAAGCTATGTAGCGCTTACCAGTTGGAACAACAATTAAACCTGTGTCTGCTAACATCATGCCGATATCACCCGTTTTGTGGAATGCTCTTGCACCTGTTCCCAAACCTGATGGCAGCAGAGTGTCTTTCTGGGTGCGACGCAAGATATCGAGCATGAGATCGCGTGATGGCATACTGACTAAATTTCCCTGACTGACAATCGCCATCAAATTCCCTAATTCTTTAGGACTTGTAGTATTTGTCCCTTCCAAATCTGGAAGTTGATTCCGAATTGTGGTGGTTGTCAATCCCCAAGTGCGGAAACGCTGGTTTAAAGCCTCCATCCCTCCCAGTTTGGCAATCAGCATATTTGTCGCCGTGTTGTCGCTAATTGTAATCATTTTAGTCACGACTTCCAGAGCGGCGTACTGGGTTCCGGCGGGTTTGTATTGCAGATTTCCCGAACCGCCAGCTACCATATCCTGTTGCATAGTTAGCATTTCATCCAGGCGAATTTTACCTGCGTCCACATCCTGGAAAAAGGCAATCAGAATCGGTACTTTAATCGTGCTAGCTGCTGGAAAACTGGTAGAGCCGTTGACATCTACATAATTACCAGTATCCAAATCTACTAAGAAAACTCCTGGTGTGAGACTTGGGTTGGTAGCCGCCAAATTTTGCACGGCATTTTTCAAAGAGGTAATTTCCTGGGATAGGTATAGGCTTGAAGATGCAGTTTGGGGAGTTTGGGCAGGTTGTGGTTGCGATCGCGCCACATTACTATTAGATTGGGGCGCAGAAGTTGTGCTGATGCGATTAGCCGGGTCTAATACTGACAACACCGTGCCCACAATTGCACCCATCCCAACACCCACAATCAACAAGCGCACAACATACAACATGGTTTTGGCCATTGGCTTTAACCGCGTCTTGCGCGATGAACGCTGGCCTCTTTTTGGCTTTTCCATCCGCACTGTTTTCACCATCACAGCACCTGGTCGAAAGGGAGGAATTTTCCCCTTCACACTAGGTATTGGTTTTACTGCCGTTGGCATGACTAACCCCGACTTTACCCTACGTGTAGCACCAGGGATTGGGGGAGGACTAATCGGATTTTTTGGGCGTGTTAGCGTCCCTTCTCGTCCATTCGCAGCTTGCTGCTGGCTGTTAGCTTTAACTTTCTTCTTTACCACTTTTTGAACTTTTTGTGGCGGCTGGCGGCGATTTAAGGGTTGTCGCCGCGAGAAAGCTGTTAGTTCGTCACTTGACTCTGACACAGTTACTCCTTGTGACCCACTTGACTGTTTTCTTGCAGACTCCTGACCCAAAACTTAATCTTTAAGCAATATTAATACTCAAATTCCACTTTGCCACTAAGTAGCATTTTTGTGTTTAGTTTAAGCCATATTAAATATTTTGGGGGGATGATTGCGTATATATTAAACAAATAATTACAAGTTTTCACCATCCCTCTGGTTTTTCAGGGCCCATTCTACCTGCTGCAAAATCCCTCGCAGCATGGCTACTTCCCCAGTTTTCAGGTGAGCGCGATTATATAGTTGGCGAAATTTTCCCATGCGACTAGCTGCCGTATGGGGATAAACATAACCAATTTTCAGTAATAGTGATTCTAATTGCTGGTAGTATCCTTCCACAACTTCTATTGGGGCGATTTCAGTTTGGGTTATGGTCTGAGTATTAGGTTGCTGGGCGCATTGTGACAATTCATAACAGCAGATTGCTACGGCGGTGGCCAAATTCAGGGCTACATAATCTTGACTTGTGGGAATACCAACAAACCTCTGTGCATAATTTAATTCTTCATTGCTTAATCCCCGGTCTTCCCTGCCAAAAATCAGGGCTGCGGGTTTTTCTGGTTCCTCTAGTAACCAGGGTAGTGCAGTACGAGGATTTTCTAAAGGTGTTTCTAAACTGCGAACACGACCAGTGGTAGCGATCGCCCGTACACATCCATGCAACGCTTCTGGTAAGGTTTCCACCAATACCGCAGATTCTATAATTTCTTGAGCATGAACAGCCATCATCAAAGCTTCCGTCGATAGCGGATCGCATTGGGGGTTCACTAATACTAAATGATATAGCCCGAAATTTTTCATTACCCTGGCGATCGCGCCGATATTTATCGGCCCAGCTGGTTCTACTAACACAATTCTTAATCCAGCCAAGCCCATTTTTTGCCTCCTGCGATCGCACCAAATGATATTTTTAGGCTAATTCTCAACATTATGGTTCTGCTGAAGAGTTTCCTTGAAATCATTCTAGCTGTGTCAGGTCTGAACAGTTCAGCGTAATCTTTGCCGAACGGCAAGTCGTTCGTCGTTATTTATTTGTAGCAATCTAAATGATATATCGCAAAATTTTTCATTCCCCTGGCGATCGCATCGACATTGCTCGGTATGGGTAAGCGCATCTCAAATGCTATTGAAAAGAGGGTTTAAAGACATCATCTGTCAGAAGCAAGCAGCAAGAATAGTCAGCATATAGTTATCTATCTATAAATAACTATATGCATAGATCGCTCTAATATAAGTTTCTTCTGCGCTGAAGGGCTTGCATCTTCACATCTTTGGGTGTTATTTTGCTCATCAACTTACTCCATTAATTCCTTGGGTGGCAATCCGCCCCAGTGAGCCACGGCTTGCGGAGTATCCTTCCATACTTTTGGTCTTTGAGGAAAATCTTCGTGCCAGGGTCGCGGTTCAAAATATCCGACTTCGTTGAGCATGATATCTATTTCGGTAAATAGTTCGACTATGTTTTTGTCGGGATCTTTATGATACGTAGCGATGTTATGTCCTATCCCGTGGCGTACCGGCCCCCAAAGCGGCGTAATGTTGTGCCTTACCAAAAAATCACAAGCGGTTTGTATATGTGCCCAGTCTCGTAATTGAAAGGCAATATGGAACATTTTTTGCTGTTTAGACTGCAAAAAATTCATAGTATGGTGATCCTGATTGCATCGCATGAAGACAAAGCTATCTTCGAGCCAGTCAGACACGCGAAAGCCTAACATATTTTGATAAAAATCAACACATTTATGGACATCATGCACATACATGGCGACGTGCCCTAATTTTTCAGGGACGATGGCTGTTTCTCGAAACCCATGACTGACTTGTTGAATGGTTGAATATAGCTGGAGAGTATGTCCTTCAGGATCGCAAAACTCAAGCAGTTCCGGTATCCCTGGTTGGGCATCTGTTTTTTGCTCTACCTGGATGCCTGCGTCACGCAGTTGTTTCGCTGCCTGTTTCAGTGTCTGACTACTATCAATTTGAAAAGCAAAGTGATTATGACCGCTTTCTGTCGAGGGATAGAGAATGATTGTATGATGATCTACTGCACAGCTTAAATAGACAGCTCCATCAGAGCCTCGTTCGGTCAGAGTAAACCCCAGAATTTCTGTATAGTATGCCAGCATAGCTTCTACGTCTGGCGTTTTAAATCCAGCATGACCTATCTTTGCTACTTGTACCATTTATTTTCTCCTTTGCGTTTACCTGACCGACAACCTAAAAATAGCTTTATTCATTTG harbors:
- a CDS encoding RNA methyltransferase, giving the protein MGLAGLRIVLVEPAGPINIGAIARVMKNFGLYHLVLVNPQCDPLSTEALMMAVHAQEIIESAVLVETLPEALHGCVRAIATTGRVRSLETPLENPRTALPWLLEEPEKPAALIFGREDRGLSNEELNYAQRFVGIPTSQDYVALNLATAVAICCYELSQCAQQPNTQTITQTEIAPIEVVEGYYQQLESLLLKIGYVYPHTAASRMGKFRQLYNRAHLKTGEVAMLRGILQQVEWALKNQRDGENL
- a CDS encoding alpha/beta hydrolase yields the protein MKYFYRLLISLSGCLIFLLVHSGLGLLPSLAAEKVTVRYGLFEQSIPVADIRNYGETQKVSADLQSFLHYLSPKDKQKFQEALQVKMSLDIVALDKLINTGMGKQILSFASGAIARRDRASIQALRSAIIIGARSPEGLGITSFLQAYPSNQLVVDVSKIQKLAGMANFSSSSADAPPKDDVSSSPLGKIALQYQTLAAQDKQFSGCLFGDSISAGLGNTLGSGTFNFGLNGLSTISLLEQLKSLIPTKVKCEKAIIAIGGNDALYKISDELFSKNLQEAIALLRTMGTKEIFLIPAFYSTVAASSDPTVAAPLARVEQINVLINQVAETEKVPVAAAGLAPLYENNVLKENLTSDGDHLNAEGLKIYRQALLQILGK
- a CDS encoding serine hydrolase: MSESSDELTAFSRRQPLNRRQPPQKVQKVVKKKVKANSQQQAANGREGTLTRPKNPISPPPIPGATRRVKSGLVMPTAVKPIPSVKGKIPPFRPGAVMVKTVRMEKPKRGQRSSRKTRLKPMAKTMLYVVRLLIVGVGMGAIVGTVLSVLDPANRISTTSAPQSNSNVARSQPQPAQTPQTASSSLYLSQEITSLKNAVQNLAATNPSLTPGVFLVDLDTGNYVDVNGSTSFPAASTIKVPILIAFFQDVDAGKIRLDEMLTMQQDMVAGGSGNLQYKPAGTQYAALEVVTKMITISDNTATNMLIAKLGGMEALNQRFRTWGLTTTTIRNQLPDLEGTNTTSPKELGNLMAIVSQGNLVSMPSRDLMLDILRRTQKDTLLPSGLGTGARAFHKTGDIGMMLADTGLIVVPTGKRYIASVMVQRPENDPRAEKLISSISRAAYQEFSQNSVTPNTTTNTVPANGYQPQVVNPALPNSTTGTAPMSIYQPPIVTPVPNGMGSTVPTNGYQSPGMNPQYYPPR
- the dprA gene encoding DNA-processing protein DprA; protein product: MVEESAYWLAWAQISGIGPVLLRRLQQHFGTLATAWNATKVQLGEVEGLGFQTLEKVVQQRSRLHPEQLFTKHQQENSHFWTPADADYPRLLLETPSPPPILYYRGEVELQENLGQKPMVGIVGTRQPSEYGIRWTRQISTALAKNGFTVVSGMAEGIDTESHIAAMKAGGRTIAVLGTGVDVIYPHKNRDLYKQILTAGLVVSEYPTKTPPDRTHFPRRNRIIAGLSRAILVMEAPLKSGALITATYANEFGRDVYALPGRVDDHPSQGCLKLLSQGASFILKELDELLTMLGAIPQIDGVEASTAPEQLMPTLSPELQMVMDALTSEALPFDFIVQQTGMAAGSVSSALLQLELMGLVSQLPGMRYHKS
- a CDS encoding VOC family protein, which encodes MVQVAKIGHAGFKTPDVEAMLAYYTEILGFTLTERGSDGAVYLSCAVDHHTIILYPSTESGHNHFAFQIDSSQTLKQAAKQLRDAGIQVEQKTDAQPGIPELLEFCDPEGHTLQLYSTIQQVSHGFRETAIVPEKLGHVAMYVHDVHKCVDFYQNMLGFRVSDWLEDSFVFMRCNQDHHTMNFLQSKQQKMFHIAFQLRDWAHIQTACDFLVRHNITPLWGPVRHGIGHNIATYHKDPDKNIVELFTEIDIMLNEVGYFEPRPWHEDFPQRPKVWKDTPQAVAHWGGLPPKELME